A DNA window from Flavisolibacter ginsenosidimutans contains the following coding sequences:
- a CDS encoding aceric acid hydrolase yields MKKICAAIVFASLLSSNAFAQDKSLTNTSKSSFAKLYSVNMNDVQWTTGFWAERFKVCKDSMVPNMWRIYNDPNISHAFENFKIAAGLDTGSHKGPSFHDGDYYKTLEAVAALYATTKDKRLDEAMDKAIDVIGKSQRSDGYIYTKNVIEQKKTGDKKQFESRLSFEAYNIGHLMTAACVHYRATGKTSLLDIAKKASDYLYRFYDTASAETARNAICPSHYMGLVEMYRTTGDKRYESLAKKFIDVRGVSVGSDDNSDRYRFRDMQEVQGHAVRANYLFAGAADLYAENGDTLLLSTLYRMWDDVVNHKMYITGGCGALYDGVSNDGTSYNPNDVEKLHQAYGRKYQLPNLTAHNETCANIGNLLWNWRMLQITGDAKYADVLETALYNSILSGISLNGTKFLYTNPLAYSDDMPFQQRWSKDRVPYIALSDCCPPNVVRTVAEVSDYMYSLSDEGLYVNLYGGNRLQTTWKNNSIRLTQTTAYPWEGAVTFTVEQMPATASLFLRIPAWAGGATIRVNGTPYAKAVEAGAYVQLKHAWKKGDVVKLFLPMEAKLIESNPLVEETRAQVAVKRGPVVYCLESADVPAGKNPFQFGLPVTAKFTTEPITIDGANIMSLKTSARLIDDGSWNDKLYKEVSQKPAPSAPVRLIPYFAWGNRGHAEMTVWMPVSR; encoded by the coding sequence ATGAAAAAGATTTGTGCCGCTATCGTTTTTGCCTCACTCCTTTCCAGCAATGCTTTTGCGCAGGACAAAAGCTTAACCAACACCTCCAAAAGTTCCTTCGCAAAATTGTACAGCGTGAACATGAACGATGTGCAATGGACCACCGGCTTTTGGGCCGAACGCTTCAAGGTGTGCAAAGACTCGATGGTGCCGAACATGTGGCGCATCTACAACGACCCAAACATCTCGCATGCGTTTGAAAATTTCAAAATTGCCGCAGGCCTTGATACCGGCTCGCACAAAGGCCCATCCTTTCACGACGGCGATTACTACAAAACACTCGAAGCCGTTGCCGCTTTGTATGCCACTACCAAAGACAAACGCCTTGACGAAGCCATGGACAAAGCCATTGACGTCATCGGCAAGTCGCAACGCAGCGACGGCTACATTTACACCAAGAACGTCATCGAGCAAAAGAAAACCGGCGATAAAAAACAATTCGAAAGCCGCCTCAGTTTTGAAGCCTACAACATCGGTCACCTGATGACGGCCGCCTGCGTGCATTACCGTGCAACGGGCAAAACCTCCCTGCTCGACATCGCCAAAAAAGCATCCGATTATCTCTACCGCTTTTACGATACGGCCAGCGCCGAAACAGCCCGCAACGCCATCTGCCCTTCGCATTACATGGGCCTTGTGGAAATGTACCGCACCACCGGCGACAAGCGCTACGAAAGCCTCGCTAAAAAGTTCATTGACGTTCGTGGTGTGTCCGTTGGCTCCGACGACAACTCCGACCGCTACCGCTTTCGTGACATGCAGGAAGTGCAGGGCCATGCGGTGAGAGCAAATTATTTGTTTGCCGGCGCTGCTGATCTCTATGCCGAGAACGGCGACACCTTGTTGCTCTCAACACTCTATCGCATGTGGGACGATGTGGTGAACCACAAGATGTACATCACCGGAGGCTGCGGCGCTTTGTACGACGGCGTTTCCAACGACGGTACTTCGTACAACCCCAACGACGTGGAGAAGCTGCACCAGGCTTACGGCCGCAAGTACCAATTGCCAAACCTCACGGCGCACAACGAAACCTGCGCAAACATCGGCAACCTGCTTTGGAACTGGCGCATGCTGCAAATCACCGGCGATGCAAAATATGCCGACGTGCTGGAAACGGCTTTGTACAACAGCATTCTTTCCGGCATCAGCTTAAACGGAACAAAGTTTCTTTACACAAATCCCCTCGCCTACTCCGACGACATGCCCTTTCAGCAACGCTGGTCGAAGGACCGTGTGCCCTACATTGCTTTGTCCGATTGCTGTCCGCCCAACGTGGTACGCACCGTGGCCGAAGTAAGCGATTATATGTACAGCCTGTCCGACGAAGGATTGTACGTCAATCTTTACGGCGGCAATCGCCTGCAAACAACGTGGAAGAACAACTCCATTCGCCTGACGCAAACAACGGCTTATCCCTGGGAAGGCGCCGTTACGTTTACCGTTGAACAGATGCCCGCAACCGCTTCGCTTTTTTTGCGCATCCCGGCCTGGGCCGGCGGCGCCACCATCCGTGTGAACGGAACGCCGTATGCAAAAGCGGTGGAAGCCGGAGCCTATGTGCAATTGAAACATGCGTGGAAGAAAGGCGATGTGGTCAAACTCTTTTTGCCGATGGAAGCAAAGCTGATTGAGTCCAACCCGCTGGTGGAAGAAACACGGGCGCAGGTGGCCGTGAAGCGTGGGCCGGTTGTCTATTGCCTCGAGTCGGCGGATGTTCCGGCGGGCAAAAACCCTTTCCAATTTGGCTTGCCGGTGACGGCGAAGTTTACCACCGAACCGATAACCATTGACGGTGCAAACATTATGAGTTTAAAAACCTCCGCACGGTTGATTGACGACGGCAGTTGGAACGATAAGTTGTACAAAGAAGTTTCGCAAAAGCCTGCACCGTCTGCGCCTGTCCGGCTTATTCCTTATTTCGCCTGGGGCAATCGTGGCCACGCAGAAATGACGGTGTGGATGCCGGTGAGCCGATAA
- a CDS encoding phospholipase D-like domain-containing protein: protein MIAASFSDIRKKIQQNIDLSKDSILVSVAWFTSKDLLGKLIDRIEYGCKVEIIISDHHENQRLSFTQFIEKGGQIHILQTRSGKFLHDKFALFDNTKLIAGSYNWTNSAEFFNHEFIIQSDEPQLTKQFSIRFENLRKIVTNYDKQKLMVSDNLTAETKEEEFLRLENELHDELIQSIDLTLKAGAKVDKHIILNQIYRYGAIGAANRLIKEGTEKLHSGFIKLYDVNRLDLTIESIILKEKYRILFSHDILEKAQQRLDKLKT from the coding sequence ATGATTGCAGCATCGTTCAGCGACATTCGTAAAAAAATTCAGCAGAATATTGACCTATCCAAGGACTCAATTTTAGTCTCAGTCGCTTGGTTTACTAGTAAAGACTTGCTTGGCAAACTAATAGACAGGATTGAATACGGCTGCAAAGTTGAAATTATCATTAGTGACCATCACGAAAACCAAAGATTAAGTTTTACGCAGTTTATAGAGAAAGGTGGTCAAATTCACATTTTACAGACACGGAGTGGCAAGTTCTTACACGACAAATTCGCCTTGTTTGATAACACTAAACTTATTGCTGGTTCTTACAACTGGACAAATTCAGCCGAGTTTTTTAATCATGAATTTATTATCCAAAGTGACGAGCCACAATTGACTAAACAATTCAGCATCAGGTTTGAAAACCTCAGAAAGATTGTTACGAACTACGACAAGCAAAAACTAATGGTTAGCGATAACTTAACGGCTGAGACAAAAGAAGAAGAATTTTTACGACTTGAGAACGAGTTGCATGATGAGTTAATTCAGTCAATTGACTTAACGTTGAAAGCTGGAGCAAAAGTTGACAAGCATATAATTCTAAATCAGATTTACCGATACGGTGCAATTGGAGCAGCAAATAGACTTATCAAAGAGGGTACAGAGAAGCTACATTCCGGTTTTATCAAGCTATACGACGTCAACAGACTTGATTTGACAATCGAAAGCATCATACTCAAAGAAAAGTACCGTATTTTATTCAGTCACGACATTTTGGAGAAGGCACAGCAAAGACTTGATAAGCTTAAAACTTGA
- a CDS encoding MerR family transcriptional regulator, producing MKNFSIQELARLSGLKAHTLRVWEIRHAVVSPQRGLGNNRYYSVDEMEKLLLLALISHSGQRISTLSQLSLLQLKQRADGLKSEGSRQQKAVHSLIISMYRLDTESFEAVLNDCFLGWPSGTVVKAVIYPFLHKVDLLYRGRRTNEEHLAVTAIRQKLHWSLERLDVVPKKKKAIWLFLPKDTQLDLLLLYLCFVLKETGRRVLYLGADVSIQNLEDLFSGKKADYLLTYLPEKHRFSLPHLSEVMGRFLPQAKLLVVTTNASQAQEPAESNVSQVELDEALSFLNRLE from the coding sequence ATGAAAAACTTTTCCATTCAAGAATTAGCACGTCTTTCCGGACTGAAGGCTCATACTCTCCGTGTGTGGGAAATTCGCCACGCCGTTGTTTCCCCGCAACGCGGTTTGGGCAACAACCGCTATTATTCTGTTGACGAAATGGAAAAGCTTCTTCTGCTGGCTTTGATCAGCCACAGCGGACAGCGGATTTCCACTCTTTCACAATTGAGCCTTTTGCAGTTGAAACAACGGGCTGACGGTTTGAAAAGCGAAGGCAGCCGGCAACAAAAAGCCGTTCATTCCCTCATCATTTCAATGTATCGCCTGGATACCGAAAGCTTTGAAGCGGTCTTGAACGATTGCTTTCTGGGTTGGCCCTCGGGCACGGTAGTAAAAGCCGTTATTTATCCGTTTTTACACAAAGTGGACTTGCTTTACCGGGGAAGGCGAACAAACGAGGAACACCTTGCGGTGACGGCCATTCGTCAAAAACTTCATTGGAGCCTGGAGCGATTGGACGTGGTGCCAAAAAAGAAAAAAGCAATCTGGCTGTTTCTGCCAAAAGACACGCAGCTTGACCTCCTGCTGCTTTATCTCTGTTTTGTTTTAAAAGAGACAGGCCGCCGGGTTTTGTATCTCGGTGCGGATGTATCCATCCAAAACCTGGAAGATTTGTTTAGCGGAAAGAAGGCCGATTACCTGCTTACTTACCTGCCCGAAAAGCACCGGTTTTCGCTGCCGCATTTGTCAGAAGTAATGGGCCGCTTTTTGCCGCAGGCGAAATTGCTGGTTGTCACAACGAATGCTTCGCAAGCACAGGAACCAGCAGAATCAAACGTTTCGCAGGTTGAACTTGATGAAGCACTGAGTTTTTTGAACCGCCTTGAATAA
- a CDS encoding DUF5703 domain-containing protein, with protein sequence MNKNIKIIFCLLLFLPLFFKATAQPKELNNCNITWTTQSKNSSESMPCGGGDIGLNVWVENGELLFYMQRSGMFDEANALLKPGRVRIKLSPNPFEGTSFQQQLNLKDGNITIKASNGKITTNVSIWVDVFRPVIHVDIKSDQALTSEVVYENWRYKDRPLVGRANNANSYKWMPPADAKTFKDEISFEGNGVDFYHRNNPFTVFDMTVKYEGLDSVKDQLFNPLKDLTFGGRIEGDNLQPAGETEGRYVNTDYKGWKLKSKKSFRSQSIAVYLHTDQSATLQSWKDGLEKIIHEANAAKHTQQETRTWWKNFWDRSYIFINSDKNDTAAAWQVGRNYQLMRYMLGCNAFGTSPTKFNGGLFTYDPSFVDTTYSYTPDFRNWGGGVHTAQNQRLVYFPMIKSGDFDLLKPQFDFYLRILKNAELRSKFYWGHGGACFTEQMENFGLPNMAEYGAKRPANFDKGLQYNAWLEYLWDTVFEFCLMMLEEERYTGKDISSYVPFIESCLRFFDEHYQYLAKQRGAKALDGRGQLVLYPGSGAETFKMAYNSTSTIAALKTITTRLLELPSQYLSAQERNHLDSFLRRIPPISFAEFNGKKTIAAALHWERINNEESPQLYPVFPWGIYGVGKPDLDIAKNTFLLDSNVIKFKSAKGWKQDNIFAARLGLTRDAARLTTLKLQNSGRRFPAFYGPGFDWTPDHNWGGSGMIGLQEMLMQVDGKKIYLFPAWPKDWNVHFKLHAPYQTTVEGVLKNGKIESLIVLPETRKKDIIILL encoded by the coding sequence ATGAACAAGAACATCAAAATAATTTTTTGCCTCCTTTTATTCTTGCCTCTTTTCTTTAAGGCAACCGCGCAACCAAAAGAGCTGAACAATTGCAACATCACGTGGACAACGCAAAGCAAGAACAGCAGCGAGTCCATGCCTTGTGGCGGCGGCGATATTGGTTTGAACGTTTGGGTTGAAAACGGCGAGCTTCTTTTTTACATGCAGCGAAGTGGAATGTTTGACGAGGCCAACGCTTTGTTGAAACCGGGACGAGTTCGGATCAAGCTTTCGCCAAACCCGTTTGAAGGAACGAGTTTTCAGCAGCAATTGAATTTGAAAGATGGAAACATAACCATCAAGGCAAGCAATGGAAAAATAACAACAAATGTTTCTATTTGGGTAGATGTTTTTCGTCCGGTGATACACGTAGACATTAAAAGCGATCAGGCATTAACATCGGAAGTTGTTTACGAGAACTGGCGATACAAAGACCGGCCGCTGGTTGGACGAGCCAATAATGCAAACTCCTACAAATGGATGCCGCCTGCCGATGCCAAAACATTCAAAGACGAAATAAGCTTTGAAGGAAACGGCGTGGATTTTTATCACCGCAACAATCCATTTACCGTCTTCGACATGACGGTAAAATACGAAGGGTTGGATTCGGTGAAAGATCAACTTTTCAACCCATTGAAAGACCTAACTTTTGGCGGCCGCATTGAAGGCGACAACCTGCAACCGGCTGGCGAAACAGAAGGCAGATACGTAAATACCGATTACAAAGGCTGGAAGCTAAAAAGCAAAAAATCTTTCCGTTCGCAAAGCATTGCTGTGTATTTGCATACAGACCAATCTGCGACCTTACAGTCATGGAAAGACGGCTTGGAGAAAATTATTCATGAAGCAAATGCAGCGAAGCATACGCAACAGGAAACAAGAACTTGGTGGAAGAACTTTTGGGATCGCAGCTACATCTTCATCAATTCGGATAAAAATGACACGGCCGCAGCCTGGCAAGTTGGACGAAACTACCAGTTGATGCGTTACATGCTTGGCTGCAATGCGTTTGGCACTTCGCCTACGAAATTCAACGGCGGACTCTTTACTTACGATCCATCGTTCGTAGATACAACTTATTCTTACACGCCTGATTTCCGCAACTGGGGCGGCGGCGTGCACACGGCGCAAAATCAACGACTCGTTTATTTTCCAATGATCAAAAGTGGCGACTTTGATCTGCTCAAACCACAGTTTGATTTTTACCTCCGCATTCTGAAAAATGCGGAACTGCGCAGCAAGTTTTATTGGGGTCATGGTGGCGCTTGTTTCACCGAGCAAATGGAAAATTTCGGCCTGCCCAACATGGCCGAATACGGCGCAAAACGTCCGGCGAATTTTGACAAAGGCCTTCAATACAATGCCTGGCTTGAATACTTGTGGGATACGGTTTTTGAGTTTTGCCTGATGATGCTGGAAGAGGAACGTTACACGGGCAAAGACATTTCATCTTATGTACCTTTTATCGAAAGCTGCCTGCGTTTTTTTGACGAGCATTATCAATACCTCGCTAAGCAAAGAGGCGCTAAAGCACTCGATGGAAGAGGACAACTCGTTCTTTATCCCGGCAGCGGTGCGGAGACCTTTAAGATGGCGTACAATTCTACGTCAACCATCGCTGCGTTGAAAACCATTACAACAAGATTACTCGAACTGCCTTCGCAATATTTATCCGCACAAGAACGGAATCATTTAGATAGTTTTTTGCGCCGCATCCCTCCCATTTCTTTTGCTGAATTCAACGGCAAGAAAACCATTGCGGCGGCCCTGCATTGGGAACGCATCAACAACGAAGAATCGCCGCAGCTTTATCCTGTTTTCCCTTGGGGCATTTATGGTGTTGGCAAACCTGATTTAGACATTGCGAAGAATACATTTTTGCTTGACAGCAATGTGATCAAATTCAAAAGTGCTAAAGGCTGGAAGCAGGACAACATCTTTGCCGCAAGACTAGGCTTAACAAGAGACGCAGCAAGGCTAACAACGCTCAAGCTGCAAAATTCTGGTAGGCGTTTTCCTGCATTCTATGGTCCCGGTTTCGACTGGACACCCGACCACAACTGGGGCGGCAGCGGCATGATTGGCTTGCAGGAAATGCTCATGCAAGTGGACGGTAAAAAGATTTATCTTTTTCCTGCATGGCCAAAAGATTGGAACGTGCACTTCAAACTTCACGCACCGTACCAGACAACAGTCGAAGGCGTTCTCAAAAATGGCAAGATTGAATCCTTAATTGTTTTACCTGAAACACGAAAGAAAGACATCATTATCCTACTTTAA